The sequence CCGGGCGACCCCTGCCCGCTGTGCCGCTTTCCGACCCATCGGTGGGTCGACGACCTGAGTCCCGCAGTCGTCGCCCGCATCCGGGCTGACTTCCCCGACTGGGACCCCGCCCGGGGCCTGTGCGAGCGTTGCGCCGAGGCCTACGACCCTGCCCTCCAGCCCTGACGTGGAAGTGGGACTTCCGGGCGGCTTTTCTGGCACGGTAATTGCAAGAACACAAATACGGGACACAGGCTACAGGATGAAAATGCGGAATCAGGTCCAGGTTTATATCCAAGCCCCGCTCGCTCAAGCGGGGTCCCATTCCGACGTTGACGGGGTCCAGGAACGACCCCGGACTTCCAGACCATTCCTCATCGGCCGTTCGCCATTCGCTATTCGCCACTCGCCACTCGCCATTCGCCATTCGCCGGCTGAGGGAGACGACACCCCGTCCCTGTGTCCCAGGGAGGCGGATATGGAATCCATCGATGTCCGACAGGCTCGTATCGACCTCCATCAGCAGCCCTTCATGGTCTTCTGGGAGGTCACCCGGGCCTGTGACCTCGTGTGTCGCCACTGCCGGGCCGAAGCCCAGCCCTGGCGGCATCCAGCAGAATTATCCCTCTCGGAAGCCCTTCGTGTCCTCGACGACTTCGCTCCTGCACGACCCCTCCTGGTCCTGACGGGGGGAGATTGCTTCAAACGGGCGGACCTGGAGGACATCGCCCGGGCGGCGGTGGAGCGACGCATCCCCGTCGCCATCTCCCCCTCCCCCACCCCGCTCGTGACCCGGGAACGCCTGGCCCGCCTCTACGAGATCGGCGTCCGGGCGGCCTCCCTGTCCCTCGACGGGGCGACTCCAGAGACCTTTGACGCCTTCCGGGGCGTCCCCGGGACCTTCGAGACGGCCCTCCGCATCTGGGCCTGGTTCCGGGAAATCGGCTACAAGGTCCAGATCAACACGACGGTGACCCGTTTCAACGTCCGGGAGCTTCCGGATATCGCCCGCATGGTCCTGGAACGGGGGGCCATGACGTGGAGCGTTTTCTTTCTCGTCCGCACCGGCCGGGGCCGGGCCCTGCGGGACCTCCCGGCCCAGGCCTACGAAGACGTCATGCACTGGCTCTACGACGTCGGTCACTGGATTTCGGCCAAGACGACCGAGGGCCACCACTTCAAGCGGGTCGTCCTCCAGCGGCGGGCCTGCGAGGTCGAGGGCCGGCCGTGGCGAAGCGTCCTCCCGGTCGGTCGGCTCTATGAGTACTTGGCCGAACGGTGGGCCGCCTTCCAGCCCGGCCCGCCCCGGGAGCGCATCCTGCGGCCCCCGATGCACGTCAACTCGGGCAACGGCATCCTGTTCATCGACCACGTGGGCAATGTGTACCCCAGCGGGTTCCTGCCGATCCCCTGCGGCAACGTGCGGGTCACCCCGCCGATGACGATCTACCGGGAGCACCCCCTGTTTCGACGCCTGCGCCGGCCCGAGACCTGGCGGAGCCGATGCGGCCGCTGTGAGTTCCGCCACGTCTGCGGCGGCTCCCGGTCCCGGGCCTATGCCCTGCGGGGCTCGCCTTTTGCCGCCGACCCCCGGTGCATCTACCGACCCGGCCGACCGGCGGCGATGCGCGGGGACGCGACGGGAATGCGGTGATACGATGGGGATGCGATGGGGGGGTCCGTAGAGATGCGGTAGGAATGTGAGTTGGAAGCCGAGACCCGTTCCCAGCGGTGGGAATTTGCCTCGTCACCACCTATTCCTATCGCATCCCCACGTATCACTACGCATCTCTATCGCATCTCTTCTCTATGGTGCTCTCCGCATTTCCACGGTATTTCTATCCGCCCCACAGCCCGCCGAATTGCAATCTCCCGGCCAACCCGGTAGAATATCAACCTATCCGGAAAGCAAGAAGGGGTTCCGCTTAACAATTTCATCAAGTTGGGGCTACGATAGAATAGACATGATCTGCCGGCGTCTGCGGCTCCGAGGACGCCAAGGGTCTTAGACCAGCGGGAGGTATGCTATGGGGAGGCGCTACAGGGGCCCGAGGGTCCCCGGGACGTGACCTCTCTGTCTCCTCTATCCACCCCCCTAAAAACCCTCGTCGCGGAGGTACACCATGCCGCCCATCACTATCGTCTTCTTCCTGACCGGCTTGGCGGTGTGGGCCATCGGGTTGTACTTCGTCGGGGCTGGCGCCCAGCCCCGGGAGGGCGGCCCGAACCCCCTCGTCAGCGTCGGCTGGCTCAGCTTGATCGCGGGGCTGTCGGACTTCGGCCAGGCCTTTTACATCATGGCCGCCCGGCCGGAGCCCTTGGGAGCGGACGGGAGCGTGCTCATCAGCGGCTTGATCATCTTCTACGCCACCTTCTTCACCCTACTCGGGATCACGGCGATTAAGGGCCTGGACCTGCGGGTCATCGGGAACGTCGCCATTCCGGTCGCGATCGTCCCGCTTTTCTACTGGAACGTATTCGCCGGTGGCTGGATGTTCCGGTCGATCCTCATCGTGTGGTTGATCGCCTTCCTGGCCGTCTGGGCGACGACCTACGGTCGATTCAGCGCCAAGCTTTTAGGCTGGATCCTCCTGTTTACCGCCGTCTACACCTTCTGGGTCCCCGGTATCCTCCTGGCTTTAGGCCGCTCCATCCCGTAACGAAACTCTAAAGGTCTTCCATCCCCATCTCACCGGAGGGCGGGGGTCGCCTCGCCCTCCCCACAGGCCGAAAGCCTGCATTCCGGCAGACGAGGACACCTGCGATCCTCCCACAAGTCAGGGGCCTGCACGCCTTTATCTGCCTATCGGCCCAAGACGGTAGTTCGTCCCGAGGTCGGCCAGAAACAAGCCCAGGGCGATGAGAGCGAAGACCCATCCCGTCCGCCGACGGACGGGGGCGGGCTCGCCGACCCGAAGTCCCTCACGAAAACACCTCTGTAGGGTCGGCCCATCAGGTCGGGGCACATAGCGGCCTTCCAGGGCTCGGGCCCACGCCTGAAGGCTTTCTTCATTCAAGCGGGACGTAAAGCACCGGCCGCCGGGGTCTTGCAGACAGCGGCCCGGCTGGTCTGGGTCTGGAACCGGCGAGTCCCAGGGTCGACCGACGCCGATGAACGTCCAGCGGGTCGACCGACGGAGCCAGGCCTGCACGTCTTCCGGCGACTCCGTCCGCACGTCCAAGCCGCCCCCATCCGTAAAGAAGAAGACGTTCAGCGGCGTCGGCAGGACCCGCACGTAACCTCCCAGCCGGGGTCCGCTCAGGAGACGGAGGGGGCTTCCGACCATCTGGTGGGCAACGTCCTCGATGGCTTGGTCAACTCGACTGCCGACGTCCCAGGCATTCCGCCAGTCCATCAGGTCGAGGGCCGCCTCGATGCGGGCCGGGTCGTCCGTCGGGGCCTCCAGGAGAAAAATCTGGACGGTCTTGCCGACAAAGCCGCCCAAGCTCAGGCGGGCCGACGGCGGGAGCGTCGGGAGGACCCGCCGGAAGTACGCCCGGGCGACCTCCAGGCGGCTTCGGCCATCCATATCCCGGACGGTCATGCTCAGACTGAGGTCGAAGACGACCAGATAATGTACGACCGGTGTAGACTGCTGGATGCCGGGGTCGAGCCAGGCCAGGCCCAGGGCGGCCAGGATCGCTCCGTAGAGGCTCCATCGCATGACCCGGCCCCCTCAGATATCGGTCGGCCGTAAGGGTCGCGAAGACGGGAGGACCCGCCAGAATTCCACGGTCGGCCCGCCTCGTTCCCGACTCCGAAGGGGCGGGCGCAGACGGCGGGCGACGATCTCATAGTTCCTCTTTGCAGGCCACAAGGAGGGATCCACCCGTAGGGCCGACCGATAGTAGAGCAGAGCCTCCTGGAGCAGGGCCGGGTCCCCCCGCCGTTCGGCTTCCCGGAGGGCCCGGTTCCCCAGGGCCAGGAAGGCCCAGGCCCGATAGCGGGGAGCGCGGGCGATGACGCCGTCGAGGGCTTCCGGCGTTCCCTGCTGGAGGGTCCGATAGGCCGCCTGGGTCCGTCCATACTGCCAGAGCGACCATCCGAAGGCGACGCCCTCAAGGAGGATCGCCGTCAGGACGACTCGTCGGAATCCGACCCACGGGAATCCCATAGGGACCTCCGGGAGAATCCCAGTCCGCCTAAGCCCAGGAGGGCGACCCCCGCCAGAGTCCAGCCCAACCGTCGTCCGTCCAGGGACTGGGAGGGGGCGAGCGCCATGAGACGGCGCTCCCGTAGTCCGACGGACCGGAGGGCCGACCCCAAAGCCCCGCCGGTCGACACCCGGACCGTCGTCCCCCAAGGCCCTAACTCGGTCATCAGGCGGAACATCTCGGGAACGGGTTCCTCCGGCCCCTGGACGGTGATCCAGTACAAGCGCCGGTGGGCTTCCTGAAAGGCCCGGGCCAGGGCGTCCGGGGCCTGAACCCGCCCGGCTCCGTCGGACAGGAGCACCACAGCCGAGAAGTCGCCCGCCACGGCCAATGCCAGGGCCCGTTGAAGGGCCGTATCGATGACGGTGTCCCCGAAGTCGGCCCGCTGGAATCGCAAGACCTGTCGGAAATGATGGGGGTCGGACGTCCCCGCCGTGTACACGACGGGCGCCCGGCCGAACCCGACCAAGGCCCATCGGCCCGTCGGGAATGCGTCGAGGAACGCCCCCAGGGCCCGGTGAGCGACGTCGATTTTTGGTGGATTTGTCCACCGGCCCTGCCAGGGTGCAAACATGCTGGCGCTCTGGTCGACGACGAAGACGACTTGCACGCCGTGGACCCACCGAAGACGGGGCCGGAAGACCAACCGGGGCTCGCTCAAGCCGAGGACGATACCGACGATAAAGACCGCGCCCAGCCCGCGCTCGACCCATTCCAAGACCCGGGACGCCGGGTCCCCCGGCACGACCCGCAGGGTCGGAAACCGGAAGGCCGCCCGCCGGGGGAGTGCCAGGGGGACCAAGACGAGGGGGAGCAGGCCTAACCAGTACGGTCGTGCGAATTCCATGACCGACGCTCCAGCCGGTCCAGGTCGTGGGCCAAGCGTCGAATGCGCTCCAGGACTCCGGACTCGTCTTCGGGGTCGGGGTCAGGCCGGTAGAGAGTCGCCTCCCGAAGCTCGAAAAGCCAGGCCAGGTCGGCTCGAAGACGAACCGCCGGGGGCCAGCGTTGCAGGAGTCGGTCCAGGTCGTGGGGAAACAGGGCCGCTCCGGCCTTTGCCTCCAGGGCCTCCCAAAGTCGGGCCAGGGCTTCGGTCGGGGCCTGGGCCTCTTGAATCCGTCGGACGACGGCTCGGAACAAGCAGGGCCGTCGCCAACGTCGCCAGGCCCATAGAGCGGTCCACCCGCCGATGAGTCCGGCCAAGAGACTGCCGTGGCCGTAAACGGCGCGCCGGGAAGGTCGGGGCGGGGTGAAGTCCCACGTCGGTTCAGCCGCCGGACCGGCGAGCGGGGAGAAGTAGACCGTCACAGGCGGGACCCCGACCTCGTAAGCCCCCGCGGGTCCTTGCAAGCGCAGAGCCCGACCCGGAATCTGCACCGGCATGACGTCCGGGGGCGACAGAAAGACCTGATAGGTCCAGCGAATTCGGTAGACACCCCCTCGATACGCTTGGCGGACGGACCGAAGCTCCAGCCACTCCGGGAGGGTCCCCTCATGAAGGCTCGACGGGTCGAGTCGATGGCCTCGGGGGACCCGCACGTGAGCCTCGACGACGACCCGGTCGCCCACCCAGTAGCCGAAGGCCCGCTCCGGGTGGACCTCGACGGCCACCGGGAGTCCCAGCATCAAGACGGCGATGCTCCACATCGGCGATCCAGGAAAAAGGCGATGAAGGCCCCGACCCGAAAGGGACCCATGACGGGATAGAGGTCCACGCCAAACTGACGGCACGCCTCTCCCAGCCAGGCGTCCCACTGCCGGACCCGCCGGGCGATTTCGGCCCGAAGCCGCGGCCGGACCCAAAGACTCCGCCGCTCCCCCGTCTCGGCGTCCATGAGTCGAGCCCAGCCGTCCCGTAACTGGCCCTGGGTCTCTACGGGGTCCCGCAGGACGACCGCCACGGCGTCATGGCGACAGACGTGCGCCAGGCCCCATCGGACGGCCTCTTCCGACAAGTAGAAGTCCGATATCCAGAACACTAAGGCCGTCGAGGTCGGCAGGAGGGCCAGGGCTTGATAGAAGCCCGCCAGCGAACCCCGAGGGGCCCCCGCCGGACGCTCGGGGGGCCTGTAATCCCAAAGGCCCGCACCGACCTCCCAGGCCTGCCGAGGGGACCGACTGGGCGGCACATACCAGACCCCGTCTTCCCGGTATCCGATCAGGGCAAAGCGGTCCCCCAACCGGTACGCTGAGTAGGCCAGGCACACGCAGAGCTTCGCCACCTCCCGAAGCCGGTCGTAACGGCCCGTCCAGGCCATCGAGGCCGTAAGGTCGACCAGCGCCACGACGGGCACGGCGACCGTCGAACGGTACCGTCGAACCAAGGGGACGAGCGACCGGGCCCGCTGGGTCGCGACGGGGTCGACACGCCGGAGGTCCGGTCGATGGGTCAGACTGGTATAGCCAGCAAAGCGACCGGTACTCCCCGGCAGGATCCCCCGGTGGACCCCGGTGACGGAAGCCCCGACGGACGTCCGAAGCGTATACTCGACGACCTCCAGGAAGGCCGTAAGCTCCTCCACCTTACCCCCTCACGCACTCGATGACCCGTCCGAGGAGCCGGTCGACCAGGTCCGGATACCGGACCAGGGCGGCCGGCCGCACAAAGATGCGATGCCGCCAGACCTCCCGGAGGACCTCATGGATGTCCTTCGGCGTCACGTAGTCCCGGCCGTCGTACACGGCCGCCGCCTGCGCCGCCATGACCAGGTGGATCATCCCCCGGGTCGAGACTCCAGCTAAGATCTGTGCATCCAGGTCGGGTACGTCCTCTAAGACGACCCCGAAGTCGGCCGGCCGGCGGGTCGCCTGCCCGAGACGATGAATATACCGAAAGGCCTCTGGACTGACGTAGACTTCCGTCCGAATGGCCCGAGCTAAGGCCTCTAACTCCTCCAACGCCACGACCGGCTCGACCCGGCCGATGACTTCCCCCAGGTCCCCATAATAAGCCGAGTCGGCCAAGACCCGCGCCTCGGCCTCAGGCTCGGGATAGGGCACCTCGATGGCCATCAGGAAGCGGTCCAGCAAGGCTTCCGGAATCGGATACGTCTCGGCAACCTCCAAGGGGTTCCGGGTCGCAATGGCCATCATGTGAGGGAGGTGGAACGTACGAGCCGGCGTCGTCACCTGCCGTTCCTGCATGACCTCCAGAAACCCCGCCTGCGTGCTGGGCAGGAACCGATTCAGCTCGTCCAACAGCACGATGCCCAACCGCGTCCCATGCCGTAAGAGACGGCCCGGATAAAACCGTAATTGGCCCCCCTCGTCGGGGAAGGCCGTCATCAAGGCCTCGGAAAAGAGAAAGTCGGGCGAGCCCTGAAAGCGTTCGCTGACGCCCCCGACGGCCCGGGCCAGACAGTGGGCCAGAAGGGTCTTGCCCTGCCCCGGCGGGCCGTAGTAAATCACGTGACCCCGCACGAAGAGAGCGTAGGTCGTCAAGCGCACGACCCGGTCCAAACCCAGGACGACCCGACCGACCGCCTCGGTCAGGCGCCTCATCGCTTCATGCGCCGCCTGCAACATGTGGACCCCCATCGTCTTGTCCCTCAGACCGCTCCGGCCAGCGTCCGGCCCATTGGACCCTATTGTATCGAACCTACCCGACCGATGAGGAATCCCTATCCCCCCTCGCCGAACCGCGCCAGCGCCCCAACTTTAAGGCCGAGGAAACGGTCAACCCCCCGTCTACCCCACGATCAGGTCTCAATATTTACAAGCGATTTCATAAATCCGACCATAGACCCCAGACCATAGACCGGCTTGGGCCCAGGGGGTCTATGGTCCATGGTCCGTGGTCTGATATCGAGGGCCCGATCCCGGTCCCGCCGGATTGATGAGACTGGTTCCAGACAAATAATGCGACCGAATAGAATGGCCCTGCGTGGAGTGTCGAGATCCCAAGGATGAGATGAAAGGTCACGCCCCCAGCGCTATGACCTCACGCGTGCCTTACTGCCCGACCGACGAGGGAAGCCCCGACGCCCGTTACCTTAGACCATCGGCGGCTCCATCGTTGGCCCTGGACCCTCCCGTACAACGGAATCTCCTGCATGATCATCCAGCCGGTCGACGTCTTGGAAGACGGCCGTCAGGACATGTGCGACGGCTGTCCAGACGTGACAGACTGGAAGGGAAACCTCGTGCGGCCCTGCCGTGATCGGCCCGCTCGGACCGACCCACGGCCTGCCAGGCCGACACGATGAGGAGCGCCCCCCAAAGACGAGCAGGCCGACCCGAAAGGGTCGCGAGTGGCGAACGGCAAATGGCGGGCGGGGCAAACGAATTCGGCTCCCGCCACCCCCTCCAGCCGGTCTCGGTCCTCCACAAATCCCCTATCAGAGCCGTTCGGTTGGGAGAAATGCGGTTCCCACAACCTGCCGACCTGCCGACTGCCCACCTGCCCATCTGCCCATCTGCCTATCTGCCGACTGCCCATCTGCCCGAATGCTTGAAACATCGTGCTTTCGTGGAGGTGCCCTTTCCGCTCTCCATCTCACTTCTCACCGCCGAACCGCTCTGTTAATATGCCCGGGCCAGGAACTTGAGGATGCTCAGGAGGGTCTCTAAGGACCGTCGGTCCCCCCGCCGGGTCATCCCCGCATCGACCCAGGCCGTCACGTACATCTCGGCCATCCGGGCCGTCACGCCCGTGAGGCCCGACCGGACGGCCGCCAGCTGGGTCATGACGTCCTTGAAGTCGGCACCCGTCTCGATCATGCGGATAACCGTCTGCAAGTGACCGGCCAGACGGGCCAAACGAACCCGGAGGTACCGCCGGGGTCCCGGCGGCAGGGTCAGACGGGTGACCGATGGTCGAGCCGACGGGCGCGGGCGGGCTTTCTGTGTCGAAGCCGCTACCGGACGCGCTCGATGAGCCGCCCGCCGGACCCGGGGCGAGGCTACCCGCCGGGAGCGACGCTTTTGCATTTCCTCCCGCTGGACCACCCGAACCTCCTATCACCCCTTAAAAACGGCGAATCGCAAACGGAGAATGGGAAAAGCGCCATCCCCCATTCGCCACTCGCCATTCGCCATTCGCCCTACAAAATCCGCCGCAGGAGTTGCTCCAACAGCTCCCGGCCCCGCTCCGAGACATACCGGCCCGGCTCGGGCGGATGGGCCGGCAGGATCAGCTCGAAGTCGTACTGGAGAAGCTTCCGCAAGACGACCCGCTTGAGGACGGGGTCGAAGTCCCATGGGTGAGGCGGCACAAAGAGTTGACCCTGCGGGTTGATATTAAGGGCGTCGCCGATGAACAGGACGCCGGGCGGCCGCAGGTCCAGGAGTGCCGAGCTCCCCGGCGTGTGACCCGGCAGATGGACGATGGCAATATCCGAATTCAACATAAAGTCGCCTTCGAAGGGGACCTCGACCTCGATCCCCTGGACGTACCGAGCTTCGCTCTTGTGGATAATGATCCGCGCCTGGAAGAACTCGTGGAAGGAGGCCGCCGCCCCGATGTCGTCCTTATGGGTGATGAAGATATACTGCACGCCGCCCCGCCGTTGGATGGCCCGGATCACGTCCAACTGATAGGGCGGCACGTCGATGAGGAGGTTGCCCTTCGGGTGCAGGACCAGATAGCTCTGGGCATGATACGTCGCATCGTCGTAAGCGGCGATCCAGAGGACGTCCGGTCGGCCGTGGACGGCACGTAATACCATCGCGGTCACCCGAATCGGCTCAGCCTCACGCGGGGCGGCGGAGACTGAGGGCTCATCCGACGGGCCGGAAGCGCCTCGTCCGGACCGGCCCAGGACAGAGCCGACACTCCACATCGGCCCGAGACGAAGTTTGGGTCCTTCAAGGGCCGCCGTCAGGACGGGGCATCGGTCCGTGGCCACCGGGACAGCTGGAGCATACTGAACAACAGGACGCCGATCCCCAGCGTGATGAATGCGTCGGCAAAGTTAAACGTGGGCCAGTGGTACTCCCCATAGTAGAAGTCCAGGAAATCCACGACGTATCCCTGGGTCAGGCGGTCCCAGGTATTGCCCAGGGCGCCGCCCAGGACGAAGGAAAAGCCCAGGGTGACCCAATGGTTTTCATGACGCAAAAAGAAAAAATACACTACGATGACGCCAAACGACAGGAGGGAGAGCAGGAGAATGGCGTTCTGGGCTAACGGGTGGTCGGCGTCGGCAAAGAGGCCAAAGACGACCCCGCGGTTGTGAATGTACGTGATGTTCAGAAAGCCGGGCAGGACCGGGATCGACTGGTAGAGGGTCATGTGCGTCGTGACCAGTCGCTTACTGAGCTGGTCCAAGATGAAGATCGCGGCGCACACCAAGACGAACCAAGCGCGGTCCCGCAGACGCATAAGGGCATTCGATCCCGCCGGCGCGGCGGCCCGAAGCGACCGCCGACCGGCACTCCGGTTACAAGTTTAATCGTTCGACGACCCGGATGCAACGCGGGCAGAGCATCGGCCATCGAGGATGACCGCCGACTTCGGGGTCATACATCCAGCAACGGTCACACCGGCGGCCGTCGGCGGGCCGGACCTCGACCTCGTAGGTCTGGGCCGGGAGGTCCGGGTCCGCCATCAGGGTCACTTGGGAGACCATCAGGATTTCTCGCAGTTCGAGCAGGTAATCCCGGAACCAGGCGTCCTTCAGGGGATGGTGAACGGTCACGTGGGCGTCCAGGGAACTGCCGATCCGTTTGGCCGCCCGGGCTTCCTCCAGGGCCTTCAGGGCTACTTCTCGGACGGCTCGAAACTCCCGGACCCGCTCGATGCTTTCCGAGTCCAGGGCCCATCGGTACGGCGGGGCCAGGGTGTCGAGGAAGACGTGGTCGGGCTTGCCCGGGTAGGCCGGCAGGTGGGCCCACGCCTCGTCGGCCGTGAAGCTGAAGATGGGCGCCATCAGGCGGAGGAGCGAACGGGTCGTCTCGAAGAGGACCGTTTGAGCGGCCCGTCGGGCCGGGTCGTCCGGATGGGAGCAGTAGAGGCGGTCTTTCAGGACGTCCAGGTAAAAGGCGCTGAGGTCCTGATTGCAGAACTGGTACAGGGCGTGGTAGACGACGTGGTACCGGTAGTCTTCATAAGCCCGGGCCACGCGGCGTTCGAGCTCCATGAGTTGGGCCAGCATGTACTGGTCCAGGGCCGGCAGGGCCTCGACGGGCTGGGCGTGGACCGTCGGGTCGAAGTCATAGAGATTCCCCAGCATGAAGCGGATCGTATTCCGGATCTTGCGGTACTGCGTGGCGACCATCTGGAGGATGTTCTGCGAGAGACGCATGTCCTCCTGGAAGTCGACCATGGCCGCCCAGGCCCGCAGGATCTCGGCCCCGAAGGACTCGAAGATAGTTTCCGGCTCGATGACGTTCCCCAAGGACTTGGACATCTTCTGGCCGGCCTCGTCGACGACGAATCCATGCGTCACGCAGGTCGTGTACGGCGAGGCGCCCCGCGTGAGGACGCCGACCAGGAGCGAGCTGTTGAACCAGCCGCGGTA comes from bacterium HR11 and encodes:
- the mftC_2 gene encoding Putative mycofactocin radical SAM maturase MftC is translated as MESIDVRQARIDLHQQPFMVFWEVTRACDLVCRHCRAEAQPWRHPAELSLSEALRVLDDFAPARPLLVLTGGDCFKRADLEDIARAAVERRIPVAISPSPTPLVTRERLARLYEIGVRAASLSLDGATPETFDAFRGVPGTFETALRIWAWFREIGYKVQINTTVTRFNVRELPDIARMVLERGAMTWSVFFLVRTGRGRALRDLPAQAYEDVMHWLYDVGHWISAKTTEGHHFKRVVLQRRACEVEGRPWRSVLPVGRLYEYLAERWAAFQPGPPRERILRPPMHVNSGNGILFIDHVGNVYPSGFLPIPCGNVRVTPPMTIYREHPLFRRLRRPETWRSRCGRCEFRHVCGGSRSRAYALRGSPFAADPRCIYRPGRPAAMRGDATGMR
- the ravA gene encoding ATPase RavA; this translates as MGVHMLQAAHEAMRRLTEAVGRVVLGLDRVVRLTTYALFVRGHVIYYGPPGQGKTLLAHCLARAVGGVSERFQGSPDFLFSEALMTAFPDEGGQLRFYPGRLLRHGTRLGIVLLDELNRFLPSTQAGFLEVMQERQVTTPARTFHLPHMMAIATRNPLEVAETYPIPEALLDRFLMAIEVPYPEPEAEARVLADSAYYGDLGEVIGRVEPVVALEELEALARAIRTEVYVSPEAFRYIHRLGQATRRPADFGVVLEDVPDLDAQILAGVSTRGMIHLVMAAQAAAVYDGRDYVTPKDIHEVLREVWRHRIFVRPAALVRYPDLVDRLLGRVIECVRG
- the gloB_2 gene encoding Hydroxyacylglutathione hydrolase produces the protein MVLRAVHGRPDVLWIAAYDDATYHAQSYLVLHPKGNLLIDVPPYQLDVIRAIQRRGGVQYIFITHKDDIGAAASFHEFFQARIIIHKSEARYVQGIEVEVPFEGDFMLNSDIAIVHLPGHTPGSSALLDLRPPGVLFIGDALNINPQGQLFVPPHPWDFDPVLKRVVLRKLLQYDFELILPAHPPEPGRYVSERGRELLEQLLRRIL
- the lspA gene encoding Lipoprotein signal peptidase yields the protein MRLRDRAWFVLVCAAIFILDQLSKRLVTTHMTLYQSIPVLPGFLNITYIHNRGVVFGLFADADHPLAQNAILLLSLLSFGVIVVYFFFLRHENHWVTLGFSFVLGGALGNTWDRLTQGYVVDFLDFYYGEYHWPTFNFADAFITLGIGVLLFSMLQLSRWPRTDAPS